A single genomic interval of Patescibacteria group bacterium harbors:
- a CDS encoding ABC transporter substrate-binding protein, translating into MKKNWIPIIVVIIIIIVIAVFYKPAPKGTIKIGIVADLSGKLSVYGNYLKNGLNLALEEINSNGGIKGRKLEIIYEDGKSETNEAVTATTKLINVDKVSVIIGFASSNAVLGAAPIAEKAKVILFTPMASGADITNAGDYIFRNRESGTLHGEKMAGFVINELGIKKAFIIAVNSENGLSYEAGFTKKFEELKGEIVGAEHYTKGETDFRTILTKIKNSNSNAIYMAGYVSEMGEIVKQTKEFGINLPIFASTGIEAKEFFDLVKPPLSDGIIYTYPAFDPNNPAIADYQKQYEKNYGVKSEALAANSYDALKIIALVLKSCGENTICIKEELYKIKDYPGVGGLTTFDQNGDVIKPITFKTIKNGQFVPYENN; encoded by the coding sequence ATGAAAAAAAATTGGATACCGATTATAGTTGTAATAATCATTATCATTGTAATTGCGGTATTTTATAAACCAGCGCCAAAAGGGACGATTAAGATTGGAATTGTTGCTGATTTATCAGGAAAATTGTCGGTTTATGGTAATTATTTAAAAAATGGCTTAAATCTTGCATTGGAGGAAATCAATTCCAACGGCGGTATTAAAGGGAGAAAATTAGAAATTATCTATGAAGATGGTAAAAGCGAAACAAACGAAGCAGTAACAGCGACAACTAAATTAATTAATGTTGATAAAGTTTCAGTAATAATTGGTTTTGCTAGTTCAAATGCTGTTCTGGGCGCTGCTCCAATAGCTGAAAAGGCAAAAGTTATACTTTTTACTCCAATGGCCAGTGGTGCCGATATTACTAATGCCGGTGATTATATTTTTCGAAATAGGGAAAGCGGAACTTTGCATGGAGAAAAAATGGCTGGGTTTGTTATTAATGAACTTGGCATTAAAAAAGCTTTTATTATTGCGGTAAATTCTGAAAATGGATTAAGTTATGAAGCAGGGTTTACCAAAAAATTTGAAGAATTGAAAGGGGAAATTGTTGGAGCTGAACATTATACAAAAGGAGAAACAGATTTTCGTACAATTTTAACCAAAATAAAAAATAGCAATTCTAATGCAATTTATATGGCTGGTTATGTTTCGGAAATGGGAGAAATAGTAAAACAGACAAAAGAGTTTGGAATTAATTTACCGATATTTGCCTCTACCGGAATAGAAGCAAAAGAATTTTTTGATTTAGTAAAACCACCTTTGAGCGATGGAATAATTTATACTTATCCGGCATTTGATCCTAATAATCCTGCAATTGCCGATTATCAGAAACAGTATGAGAAGAATTACGGAGTTAAAAGCGAGGCCTTAGCAGCTAATTCTTATGATGCATTAAAAATTATTGCTTTAGTTTTAAAATCTTGTGGAGAAAATACAATATGTATAAAAGAAGAATTATATAAAATTAAAGATTATCCGGGCGTTGGAGGGTTGACTACGTTTGATCAAAACGGAGACGTAATTAAACCCATAACTTTCAAAACCATCAAAAACGGCCAGTTTGTGCCGTATGAAAATAATTAA
- a CDS encoding ABC transporter substrate-binding protein, translated as MNKTTKIIGGIVIIIIVIVLVAVFYKSAPKGTIKIGAILPLTVKATNLGEDAKQAINLALEKLNQNSKIKIEVIFADEKCDAKEAVSGYRELTLKGAKLVIGAICSPSTLAIAPLAEQEGIVLITPGSAADEITQAGDFIFRDHVTMSQKTGKLAEFAVQKFNSIATIYDQSSSAYTLGDKIITDKFINEGKNVLSREGFGNDTTDFKTQLIKIKAGKPEAIYIGGLMPQAGLIIKQMNELGMSFQILAEDGFVTDTKFSEAVGNLSEGIIFAVTDFGRNIDPRFWDLYTEKFGKNPTIFAAQAYDCIMILAKIIKENCHDGNPICVKDALYNIRDYPGVSGTTSFDQNGDAIKPIIIKTIKNGQFVPYENN; from the coding sequence GTGAACAAAACAACAAAAATAATAGGAGGAATAGTTATTATAATAATCGTTATTGTATTGGTGGCAGTATTTTATAAATCCGCACCGAAGGGGACGATTAAGATAGGCGCGATTTTGCCATTAACCGTAAAGGCTACAAATTTAGGCGAGGACGCAAAACAAGCAATAAATTTGGCATTGGAGAAATTAAATCAAAACAGCAAAATAAAGATAGAAGTAATATTTGCGGATGAGAAATGTGATGCTAAAGAGGCTGTGTCGGGTTATCGTGAACTTACTCTGAAGGGGGCAAAACTTGTAATAGGAGCTATTTGTTCTCCGAGCACATTGGCCATTGCGCCATTAGCAGAACAGGAAGGGATAGTTTTGATAACTCCTGGAAGTGCTGCTGATGAAATAACCCAGGCAGGCGATTTTATCTTTAGAGATCATGTTACAATGAGCCAAAAAACCGGGAAGCTGGCCGAATTTGCGGTCCAAAAATTTAATTCTATAGCAACAATTTATGATCAATCCAGTTCCGCCTATACATTAGGAGATAAGATAATAACAGATAAATTTATTAACGAGGGGAAGAATGTTTTGAGTAGAGAAGGATTTGGTAATGATACAACAGATTTTAAAACCCAACTTATAAAAATAAAGGCGGGAAAGCCAGAGGCGATTTATATAGGAGGGTTAATGCCTCAAGCAGGGCTCATTATAAAACAGATGAACGAATTAGGAATGTCTTTCCAGATATTGGCAGAGGATGGCTTTGTAACAGATACAAAATTCTCAGAAGCCGTGGGTAATTTATCAGAGGGCATTATCTTTGCTGTAACAGATTTTGGAAGAAATATTGATCCAAGGTTCTGGGATTTATATACAGAAAAATTCGGTAAGAATCCAACCATATTTGCCGCCCAGGCTTATGACTGTATAATGATATTAGCAAAAATTATTAAGGAAAATTGTCATGACGGAAATCCTATATGCGTAAAAGATGCACTATATAATATTCGAGATTATCCAGGAGTAAGTGGTACAACTTCATTTGATCAGAATGGAGATGCGATTAAGCCAATTATTATTAAAACCATCAAAAACGGCCAGTTTGTGCCGTATGAAAATAATTAA